One Equus quagga isolate Etosha38 chromosome 5, UCLA_HA_Equagga_1.0, whole genome shotgun sequence genomic window carries:
- the IL36G gene encoding interleukin-36 gamma, with amino-acid sequence MSDVRGSPIPERTHEAVNKPQTGNVSDLSQQVWILQGQTLVTVPRSDRVAAVTVTVVPCKYPESLEQGKGIPIYLGIQDPEMCLSCEDVEGQPTLQLKEQKILELYNQAEPVKPFLFYHVKTGRTSTFESVAFPGWFIASSERGQPIFLTSDQGAVHNTAFNIDFSA; translated from the exons ATGTCAGACGTTCGAGGATCCCCTATCCCCGAAAGAACCCATGAAGCAG TGAATAAACCTCAGACTGGCAACGTCTCTGACTTGAGTCAGCAGGTGTGGATCCTTCAGGGTCAGACCCTCGTGACAGTTCCACGGAGTGACAGAGTGGCTGCAG TCACTGTCACTGTTGTCCCATGTAAGTATCCAGAGTCTCTTGAACAAGGCAAAGGGATTCCCATTTATCTGGGGATCCAGGATCCAGAAATGTGTCTGTCTTGTGAGGACGTTGAAGGGCAACCCACGCTGCAACTGAAG GAGCAGAAGATATTGGAGCTGTACAACCAAGCTGAGCCCGTGAAGCCCTTCCTCTTCTACCACGTCAAGACGGGCAGGACCTCCACCTTCGAGTCCGTGGCCTTCCCTGGCTGGTTCATCGCCTCCTCCGAGAGAGGCCAGCCGATCTTCCTCACTTCTGACCAGGGGGCAGTGCACAATACTGCCTTCAACATCGATTTCAGTGCTTGA